The following coding sequences are from one Musa acuminata AAA Group cultivar baxijiao chromosome BXJ1-6, Cavendish_Baxijiao_AAA, whole genome shotgun sequence window:
- the LOC135676678 gene encoding phosphatidylinositol 4-kinase gamma 4-like gives MSSAGATLRPIREDVELSTCHSNGAGGPLYSPELITIYLAVLGAPVIPMRVLESDSIASVKLKVQSCKGFAAKKQKLVFDGREMARNDCLIRDYGVADGNVLHLIIKTSDLRVITVKTASGKKLKFRVDRGRTVRHVNKQVADLEDEQCVFQGRPRKQLQDRKEIHNICTNNNAFIHLLVHRSAEAGTGAVENDLEPFFRAPVADSRPPGRDALIEPVIVNPKVELPRLMKDLLGATLSGLDKGNPPIMSSEGTGGTYFMQDITGNEYVAVFKPIDEEPLAANNPRGLPPSTNGEGLKRGTRVGEGALREVAAYILDHPVSGRRSFSHVDFGFAGVPPTVMARCLDGGFNHPTGCEHEAIDFKMGSLQMFVKNYGSCEDMGTREFPAQEVHKICVLDIRLANADRHAGNILVCKEGEGGRLALVPIDHGYCLPENFEDCTFEWLYWPQSRQPFNSETTEYIKSLDAEQDIALLKFYGWEMSPDCARTLRISTMLLKKGVERGLTPYRIGSIMCRETINKESKIEEIISQAKNAVLPATDEAAFLESISDIMDGYLDRLSV, from the exons ATGTCATCCGCCGGAGCCACTCTTCGGCCAATCCGGGAAGATGTTGAACTGTCAACATGCCATTCCAATGGAGCCGGAGGTCCACTTTACTCTCCAGAGTTGATAACGATATACCTGGCAGTTCTGGGTGCCCCTGTCATCCCCATGCGGGTGTTGGAGTCCGACTCCATCGCCTCCGTAAAGCTCAAGGTCCAGAGCTGCAAGGGCTTTGCTGCCAAGAAGCAGAAGCTGGTATTCGATGGCCGGGAGATGGCTCGGAATGATTGTCTAATACGTGACTACGGTGTGGCCGATGGCAACGTCCTCCATCTTATCATCAAAACATCAGATCTCCGTGTCATCACCGTGAAGACTGCATCTGGAAAGAAACTCAAGTTCCGCGTCGACCGGGGGCGAACCGTTCGTCATGTCAACAAGCAGGTTGCGGATCTTGAAGATGAACAATGTGTCTTCCAAGGGCGGCCTCGGAAACAGCTTCAAGACCGGAAGGAGATCCATAACATATGCACAAACAACAATGCATTCATCCACCTGCTGGTGCATAGGTCGGCAGAAGCCGGCACCGGAGCTGTGGAGAATGACTTGGAGCCATTTTTCAGGGCACCGGTGGCGGACAGTAGGCCTCCGGGTAGGGATGCGTTGATCGAGCCAGTCATCGTCAATCCCAAGGTGGAATTGCCTCGATTGATGAAGGATCTGCTCGGTGCCACTCTTTCTGGACTGGACAAGGGAAACCCACCTATAATGTCCTCGGAAGGAACAGGGGGAACCTATTTCATGCAAGACATCACGGGCAATGAGTACGTTGCCGTCTTTAAGCCGATCGACGAGGAACCACTGGCCGCGAACAACCCTCGAGGACTTCCACCGTCGACGAATGGGGAAGGGTTGAAAAGGGGGACACGGGTAGGAGAAGGTGCCCTCAGGGAAGTGGCAGCGTACATTCTTGATCATCCCGTCAGTGGCCGCCGCTCATTCTCACATGTGGACTTTGGATTCGCCGGGGTTCCTCCGACCGTCATGGCTCGATGCTTGGACGGAGGCTTTAACCATCCCACCGGATGTGAACACGAAGCGATAGACTTCAAGATGGGATCACTGCAAATGTTTGTGAAGAACTATGGAAGCTGCGAAGACATGGGGACTCGGGAGTTTCCGGCGCAGGAGGTTCATAAGATCTGCGTGTTAGACATTAGATTGGCAAATGCAGATCGGCACGCCGGAAATATCCTAGTCTGCAAGGAGGGGGAAGGAGGACGGCTAGCGTTGGTCCCCATCGACCATGGATACTGCCTGCCAGAGAAT TTCGAGGATTGCACATTCGAGTGGCTCTACTGGCCTCAGTCTCGCCAACCTTTTAATTCCGAAACCACAGAGTACATAAAGTCGCTGGACGCTGAGCAGGACATCGCACTGCTAAAGTTCTATGGGTGGGAGATGTCGCCCGACTGCGCTCGCACTCTTCGCATCTCCACCATGCTTCTCAAGAAAGGCGTCGAAAGAGGTCTCACTCCGTATCGTATCGGAAGCATAATGTGTAGAGAAACCATCAACAAAGAGTCCAAGATCGAAGAGATCATAAGCCAAGCCAAGAATGCTGTTCTTCCGGCCACCGACGAGGCCGCATTCTTGGAGTCGATTTCTGACATCATGGATGGCTATCTCGATCGACTCAGCGTATAG
- the LOC103988806 gene encoding E3 ubiquitin-protein ligase SINAT5, whose translation MESDSVDCVSLTDGLDEEEVTQHRHPFPKPHGSGAPPLPGIAPATSVHELLECPVCTNSMYPPIHQCRNGHTLCSTCKSRVHNRCPTCRQELGDIRCLALEKVAESLELPCKYSTLGCPEIFPYYSKLKHEARCNFRPYNCPYAGSECSVVGEIPFLVAHLRDDHKVDMHTGCTFNHRYVKSNPREVENATWMLTVFYCFGQYFCLHFEAFQLGIAPVYMAFLRFMGDENEARNFSYSLEVGGNGRKLTWEGTPRSIRDGHRKVRDSHDGLVIQRNMALFFSGGDRKELKLRVTGRIWKEQPNPDSGVCAQSL comes from the exons ATGGAGTCGGATAGCGTCGATTGTGTCTCATTGACGGATGGGCTTGATGAGGAGGAGGTCACCCAGCACCGCCACCCCTTCCCCAAACCACACGGCAGCGGCGCTCCCCCTCTCCCCGGGATCGCGCCCGCCACCAGCGTCCACGAGCTACTCGAGTGCCCCGTCTGCACCAACTCCATGTATCCCCCGATCCATCAG TGCCGTAATGGGCATACACTCTGCTCAACTTGTAAATCAAGAGTGCATAACCGGTGCCCTACTTGTAGACAAGAGCTTGGGGACATCAGGTGTCTAGCACTTGAAAAGGTGGCCGAATCACTTGAGCTGCCTTGCAAATATAGCACACTTGGCTGCCCTGAAATCTTTCCCTACTACAGCAAGCTCAAGCATGAAGCACGATGCAACTTCAGGCCTTATAATTGCCCATATGCTGGATCCGAATGCTCAGTTGTTGGCGAGATTCCTTTCTTGGTCGCACATTTGAGAGACGATCATAAAGTAGACATGCATACCGGATGCACATTCAATCACCGTTATGTAAAGTCGAATCCACGAGAGGTTGAAAATGCAACATGGATGCTGACT GTCTTTTACTGTTTTGGACAGTACTTTTGCTTGCACTTTGAAGCCTTCCAGTTAGGTATCGCTCCTGTTTACATGGCGTTTCTACGGTTCATGGGTGATGAAAATGAGGCAAGGAACTTCAGTTACAGCCTTGAAGTTGGGGGCAATGGCAGGAAGCTAACATGGGAAGGTACTCCACGTAGCATCCGTGACGGCCACCGCAAAGTCCGAGACAGTCATGATGGTCTCGTAATACAGAGGAACATGGCCTTATTCTTCTCTGGTGGTGACAGGAAAGAGCTGAAGCTGCGTGTCACAGGCCGGATATGGAAGGAGCAGCCAAACCCTGACTCTGGAGTGTGCGCCCAGTCTCTATAG